The following coding sequences are from one Selenomonas sputigena ATCC 35185 window:
- a CDS encoding NADH-quinone oxidoreductase subunit D — MAEKSTYILNMGPQHPSTHGVLQVELELSGERIERAKPILGYLHRGIEKLMESRTYAQCLPYTDKLDYVSSMNNNLAWCTAVEKLAGIRVPLRAEYLRVIAAELNRIASHLVFIGTLLNDLGAATAFVYAFRDREKVLDLFDLICGARMSTSYIRLGGVAFDATEEFIEKTQAFLDYVPEMLEEYDNLITGNEIFYARMKGVSPMTAEEAKALSLSGANLRATGVAYDIRRVEPYSVYDRLDFEVPVGTLGDDWDRYEVRLKEIGESAKIIRQALKEMPEGSCRKVVSPNLRPPKGSVYHRVENTRGELGFYIVSDGTAKPYRVHIRRPSFVNLQALDPLCRGTLVADSVVVYSTLDPLMGEVDC, encoded by the coding sequence ATGGCTGAAAAAAGCACCTACATCCTGAACATGGGGCCGCAGCACCCGAGCACGCACGGCGTGCTGCAGGTCGAGCTGGAGCTTTCGGGCGAGCGCATCGAGCGTGCGAAGCCGATCCTCGGCTACCTTCACCGCGGCATCGAAAAGCTCATGGAGTCGCGCACTTACGCGCAGTGCCTGCCCTATACGGACAAGCTCGATTACGTTTCTTCGATGAACAACAACCTCGCTTGGTGTACGGCGGTGGAGAAGCTCGCGGGCATCCGCGTGCCGCTTCGCGCCGAGTATCTGCGCGTCATCGCGGCGGAGCTGAACCGCATCGCGAGCCACCTCGTCTTCATCGGCACGCTTCTCAACGATCTCGGCGCGGCGACGGCCTTCGTCTACGCGTTCCGCGACCGCGAAAAGGTGCTCGACCTCTTTGATCTTATATGCGGCGCGCGCATGTCGACGAGTTACATCCGCCTCGGCGGCGTCGCCTTCGACGCGACGGAAGAATTCATCGAGAAGACGCAGGCTTTCCTCGACTATGTGCCCGAAATGCTCGAAGAATACGACAATCTCATCACGGGCAACGAGATCTTCTATGCGCGTATGAAGGGCGTCTCGCCCATGACGGCAGAGGAGGCGAAAGCCTTGTCGCTCTCGGGTGCGAATCTGCGCGCGACGGGCGTCGCCTACGATATCCGCCGCGTCGAGCCGTACAGCGTCTACGACCGCCTCGACTTCGAGGTACCCGTCGGCACGCTCGGCGACGACTGGGATCGCTACGAGGTGCGCCTCAAGGAGATCGGCGAGAGCGCGAAGATCATCCGACAGGCCTTGAAGGAGATGCCCGAAGGCTCGTGCCGCAAGGTCGTCTCGCCGAATCTTCGTCCGCCGAAGGGATCGGTCTACCACCGCGTCGAGAACACGCGCGGCGAGCTGGGCTTTTACATCGTGAGCGACGGCACGGCGAAGCCTTACCGCGTGCACATCCGCCGGCCGTCCTTCGTGAACCTGCAGGCGCTCGATCCCCTGTGCCGCGGCACGCTTGTCGCCGACTCCGTTGTCGTCTATTCGACGCTCGACCCGCTGATGGGCGAGGTCGACTGCTAG
- the nuoH gene encoding NADH-quinone oxidoreductase subunit NuoH, whose translation METGIVYSYINELRIFLTGALGDAFLAEVVMTFLGIAVLLMVVMNAALVFTFGERKVCAFIQVRLGPNRVGPGGLLQPVADAMKLLSKEDIMPDGADRIVWSLSPILVFVPAALLYAFYPFDAGVVFADVNIGLFLLLAISAQAVLPFFMGGFASNSKYGLIGSMRAVAQLLTYELPLGFALMGVVMLAGSLDMSRIVEAQADCWYIFKQPLAFLIVFICMIAESNRPPFNLLEGESEIIAGPFTEYSGMRWALFFLAEFANLLSIAILVTTLFLGGWQGPAFLPGIFWFFLKAFVMVVIFQWVGWTFPRFRIDHQIAFGWKLLLPVAMLNVLLTGIGMMLWQMF comes from the coding sequence ATGGAAACGGGCATCGTCTATTCCTATATCAACGAACTGCGGATCTTCCTGACGGGGGCGCTCGGCGACGCTTTTCTCGCCGAGGTCGTCATGACGTTTCTCGGCATCGCCGTTCTCTTGATGGTCGTCATGAATGCGGCTCTCGTCTTCACCTTCGGCGAGCGCAAGGTCTGCGCCTTCATCCAGGTGCGCTTGGGGCCGAACCGCGTGGGGCCGGGCGGGCTTTTGCAGCCCGTGGCGGACGCCATGAAGCTCCTCAGCAAGGAGGATATCATGCCGGACGGCGCCGACCGCATCGTCTGGAGTCTGTCGCCGATCCTCGTCTTCGTGCCGGCGGCTCTCCTTTACGCTTTCTATCCGTTCGATGCGGGCGTCGTCTTCGCCGATGTGAACATCGGGCTGTTCCTCCTGCTCGCCATCTCGGCGCAGGCGGTTCTGCCGTTCTTCATGGGCGGCTTCGCGTCGAACAGCAAGTATGGACTCATCGGCTCGATGCGTGCCGTCGCGCAGCTTCTGACGTATGAACTGCCGCTCGGCTTCGCTCTCATGGGCGTCGTCATGCTCGCAGGCTCCTTGGACATGAGCCGCATCGTCGAGGCGCAGGCGGATTGCTGGTACATCTTCAAGCAGCCGCTCGCGTTCCTCATCGTCTTCATCTGCATGATCGCGGAGAGCAATCGTCCGCCGTTCAATCTCTTGGAGGGCGAGTCGGAGATCATCGCCGGCCCCTTCACGGAGTACAGCGGCATGCGCTGGGCGCTCTTTTTCCTCGCGGAGTTCGCGAACCTCCTTTCCATCGCGATTCTCGTGACGACGCTCTTCTTGGGCGGCTGGCAGGGGCCGGCTTTTCTGCCGGGCATCTTCTGGTTCTTCCTCAAGGCGTTCGTCATGGTCGTCATCTTCCAATGGGTCGGCTGGACGTTCCCGCGCTTTCGCATCGACCATCAGATCGCCTTCGGCTGGAAGCTCCTCCTGCCCGTGGCGATGCTCAACGTCCTCTTGACGGGCATCGGCATGATGCTCTGGCAGATGTTTTAG
- a CDS encoding 4Fe-4S dicluster domain-containing protein: MTKGLGVTWGHLWGKKETVSYPEEKIPMTERFRGGHLAMEAEKCISCRLCATNCPNKALDLHIVTDEAKKRHMAEYWHDIGRCIYCGICVEVCPPKAISWDKNFAIASYFKEDMRYDAVAEEREKKKEGGEPHE; the protein is encoded by the coding sequence TTGACCAAGGGCCTCGGCGTGACCTGGGGTCACCTCTGGGGCAAGAAGGAAACCGTTTCCTATCCCGAGGAGAAGATTCCGATGACCGAGCGCTTTCGCGGCGGACATCTGGCGATGGAAGCAGAAAAGTGCATTTCGTGCCGCCTGTGCGCGACGAACTGCCCGAACAAGGCGCTCGACCTTCATATAGTGACGGACGAGGCGAAGAAGCGCCACATGGCGGAGTACTGGCACGATATCGGGCGCTGCATCTACTGCGGTATATGCGTCGAGGTCTGCCCGCCAAAGGCGATTTCCTGGGATAAGAATTTTGCAATCGCGTCGTACTTCAAGGAAGATATGCGGTACGATGCGGTAGCGGAGGAAAGGGAGAAAAAGAAGGAAGGGGGCGAGCCGCATGAGTGA
- a CDS encoding NADH-quinone oxidoreductase subunit J family protein, which translates to MSDFLNTGAFYLLAAVTLAGALGVVLAKKLVHAALLLTVTFIGIACLYFQLGADFLGAAQLMIYAGGVAVLIVLGVMLTRHTPGEETSPDNARWFAAPVAAALFFAVVFSAVYVTPFAEVMEAPAGNSIEKLADLMLGEYVMTFELAAALLLAALVGAIVLAKEEGQ; encoded by the coding sequence ATGAGTGATTTCCTGAACACAGGCGCCTTTTATCTCTTGGCGGCCGTCACGCTCGCAGGCGCGCTCGGCGTGGTGCTCGCGAAGAAGCTCGTCCATGCGGCGCTTCTTCTGACCGTCACGTTCATCGGCATCGCGTGCCTTTACTTCCAGCTCGGCGCGGACTTTCTCGGCGCGGCACAGCTCATGATCTACGCGGGCGGCGTCGCCGTGCTCATCGTCTTGGGCGTCATGCTCACGCGCCATACGCCGGGCGAGGAGACGAGTCCCGACAATGCGCGATGGTTCGCCGCGCCCGTCGCTGCCGCTCTCTTCTTCGCCGTCGTATTCTCGGCGGTCTATGTGACGCCGTTCGCGGAGGTCATGGAAGCGCCTGCCGGCAATTCGATTGAAAAGCTCGCCGACCTCATGCTCGGCGAGTATGTGATGACGTTCGAGCTGGCGGCGGCGCTCCTTCTGGCGGCTCTCGTCGGCGCGATTGTTTTGGCAAAGGAGGAAGGACAATGA
- the nuoK gene encoding NADH-quinone oxidoreductase subunit NuoK: MSVGLLHYLILAAILFSIGLFGLIQKRNLIVVLMSIELMLNAANLNLVAFNRFLPVDALEGQLLAIFSLMVGAAEIAVGLALAFRIYHDRHTISLDALQRMKG, from the coding sequence ATGAGCGTAGGTCTCCTGCATTATCTCATACTGGCGGCAATCCTCTTTTCCATCGGTCTTTTCGGGCTCATCCAAAAGAGAAACCTCATCGTCGTGCTCATGAGCATCGAGCTGATGCTGAACGCGGCGAATCTCAATCTCGTCGCCTTCAACCGCTTTCTGCCGGTCGATGCGCTCGAAGGGCAGCTTCTGGCCATCTTCTCTCTGATGGTCGGTGCGGCGGAGATCGCCGTGGGGCTTGCGCTCGCGTTCCGCATCTACCATGACCGCCATACGATTTCGCTCGATGCGCTGCAGCGCATGAAAGGCTAG
- the nuoL gene encoding NADH-quinone oxidoreductase subunit L: MFSSFALHHAWLIPLLPGIAFVLAGFLRALGRLAAALVVTAIAASFALSGGVIAEVLSTPITVEAPYVAKTAWMTVGSLVLEMGVLVDPITAMMLFVVTTVSLCVAIYSVGYMKDDPGMGRFFSFISLFVASMLGLVLASNFLQLYVFWEGVGLCSYLLIGFYYQRVSAREAAKKAFITTRVGDFGLLLGILLLQIHFGTLDFLNLRMLVPLEVLTLGTVFLTVAGFLIFIGPIGKSGQFPLHVWLPDAMEGPTPVSALIHAATMVVAGVYLVARSYFIFAASPFLMDLIAWVGGFTAIFAASIALTQREIKRILAYSTVSQLGYMMLALGVGSLTASMFHLMTHAFFKALLFLSAGAVMHALADEADIFRMGGLWKKMPWTFAVMTIGVLAISGLPPFAGFFSKDEILFAAAEVSTPLYVLATVTAFMTALYMARLLFVAFLGDCRTGTAYHAHEAGWWMRLPLLILAVLAVVSGFLGHAWGFGSWVYFGHAHEGAIDPTVAGISTALTLLALAIAYLVYVKKVVSADAIAERLGIFYTLSYHKYYIDEIYAGLRKVFVDGCGRVFYWIDIYIVDGLVNLLALFVRLLSGVLSFFETGQTQFYATVVIVGAVLLALLGVYCAGGTAFVGGGF, encoded by the coding sequence ATGTTTTCCTCTTTCGCCCTGCACCATGCGTGGCTCATACCGCTCCTGCCGGGAATCGCCTTCGTCCTCGCGGGCTTTCTGCGTGCTTTGGGGCGCCTTGCGGCGGCGCTCGTCGTCACCGCAATCGCCGCGAGCTTCGCGCTCTCGGGCGGTGTCATCGCCGAGGTTCTCTCCACGCCGATCACGGTAGAAGCGCCGTATGTCGCGAAGACCGCTTGGATGACGGTCGGCAGCCTCGTCCTGGAGATGGGCGTCCTCGTCGATCCCATCACGGCGATGATGCTCTTCGTCGTCACGACGGTATCGCTTTGCGTCGCCATCTATTCCGTCGGCTACATGAAGGACGATCCCGGCATGGGGCGCTTCTTCTCGTTCATCTCGCTCTTTGTCGCGTCGATGCTCGGGCTCGTGCTCGCGTCGAACTTCCTGCAGCTCTACGTCTTCTGGGAGGGCGTCGGACTCTGTTCGTACCTTCTGATCGGTTTCTACTATCAGCGCGTATCGGCGCGGGAGGCCGCGAAGAAGGCGTTCATCACGACGCGCGTCGGCGACTTCGGTCTGCTCCTCGGCATCCTGCTCTTGCAGATTCACTTCGGCACGCTCGACTTTTTGAACCTGCGCATGCTCGTGCCGCTTGAGGTCTTGACGCTCGGCACGGTATTCTTGACCGTCGCGGGCTTCCTTATCTTCATCGGGCCGATTGGAAAATCGGGCCAATTCCCGCTGCACGTCTGGCTGCCCGACGCGATGGAAGGCCCGACGCCCGTCTCCGCGCTCATTCATGCGGCGACGATGGTCGTCGCGGGCGTCTACCTCGTCGCGCGTTCCTATTTCATCTTCGCGGCGTCGCCCTTCCTCATGGATTTGATCGCCTGGGTCGGCGGTTTCACGGCGATCTTCGCCGCGAGCATCGCCTTGACGCAGCGCGAGATCAAGCGCATCCTCGCCTATTCGACGGTCAGCCAGCTCGGCTACATGATGCTCGCGCTCGGCGTCGGCTCGCTGACGGCCTCGATGTTCCATCTCATGACGCACGCCTTCTTCAAGGCGCTCCTGTTCCTCTCGGCGGGCGCTGTCATGCACGCGCTCGCCGACGAGGCGGACATCTTCCGCATGGGCGGGCTTTGGAAGAAGATGCCGTGGACGTTCGCCGTGATGACGATCGGCGTTCTCGCGATCTCTGGTCTGCCGCCTTTCGCGGGCTTCTTCTCGAAGGATGAGATCCTCTTTGCGGCGGCGGAAGTCTCGACGCCGCTCTACGTCCTCGCGACCGTCACAGCTTTCATGACGGCGCTCTACATGGCGCGGCTGCTTTTCGTCGCCTTCCTCGGCGACTGCCGCACGGGCACGGCGTACCACGCGCACGAAGCGGGTTGGTGGATGCGCTTGCCGCTCCTCATCCTCGCGGTGCTCGCCGTCGTCAGCGGCTTTCTGGGTCATGCGTGGGGCTTCGGCTCGTGGGTCTACTTCGGGCACGCGCACGAGGGCGCGATCGATCCGACGGTCGCCGGCATTTCGACCGCTTTGACGCTCCTCGCGCTCGCCATCGCCTACCTCGTCTATGTGAAGAAGGTCGTTTCTGCCGATGCAATCGCAGAACGGCTCGGCATTTTCTACACGCTCAGCTATCACAAATACTATATCGACGAGATTTATGCGGGACTTCGCAAGGTTTTCGTCGACGGCTGCGGCAGGGTCTTCTACTGGATCGACATCTACATCGTCGATGGGCTGGTGAACCTTCTCGCTCTCTTTGTACGCCTCTTGAGCGGCGTTCTCTCCTTCTTTGAGACGGGGCAGACGCAGTTCTATGCGACGGTCGTCATCGTCGGCGCTGTCCTGCTCGCGCTTCTGGGTGTTTACTGTGCGGGCGGCACAGCTTTCGTGGGAGGTGGCTTCTGA
- a CDS encoding complex I subunit 4 family protein, which produces MDFPVLSVILLTPLAAALLLCFLNRESRSAIRIVAAAAMAFSFALSVWAYFGYDLAAGGMQYTERVPWITDLGVSYALGVDGISLPLLLLTELIGVSAVFSSWHVEERSKEFFILLLILIAGVTGTFVANDLFIFLLCYEVVVIPIYILVILFGSTKRVTKEYAGMKLTIYLLLGSAFLLVGVVWLYLTAFPAGSRTFDMQMLALAAQGGHFSPGFQIGAFLLLLIGFGSLLSMFPFHSWSPDGYAGAPTAVSMIHAGVLKKIGGYGLIRIGLLVLPLGAKFWAPLIAFLAMCNVLYAAYIALVQKDLKYVVGYSSVSHMGYVLLGFAALNVVSVSGAVANMVAHGVMSALFFAMIGFIYEKTHLRTVDDLKGLAYQMPRLSTGFMLAGMASLGLPGLIGFVPEFTIFVGVFAEFPILAVLAIAGIIFTALYVLRLLAKVLFGPADKKFDAYRDMRGAELVPLVLLGVALVGFGVFPHLLLGLISTGTEPLQPMLDQLSRIGFFLGGD; this is translated from the coding sequence ATGGACTTTCCCGTTTTGTCGGTCATCCTGCTCACGCCCTTGGCGGCGGCGCTTCTCCTTTGCTTCTTGAACCGCGAGTCGCGCTCCGCCATCCGCATCGTGGCAGCTGCCGCCATGGCGTTCTCGTTCGCGCTTTCCGTTTGGGCGTACTTCGGCTATGACCTCGCGGCGGGCGGCATGCAGTATACGGAGCGCGTGCCGTGGATCACCGATCTCGGCGTTTCCTACGCGCTCGGCGTCGACGGCATCTCCTTGCCGCTGCTCCTCTTGACGGAGCTGATCGGCGTGTCGGCGGTCTTTTCCTCGTGGCATGTCGAGGAGCGCTCGAAGGAGTTCTTCATCCTGCTGCTCATCTTGATCGCAGGCGTCACAGGCACCTTCGTCGCCAACGATCTCTTCATCTTCCTCTTGTGCTACGAGGTCGTCGTCATTCCGATCTACATTCTCGTCATTCTCTTCGGCTCGACGAAGCGCGTGACGAAGGAATACGCGGGCATGAAGCTCACGATCTACCTGCTGCTCGGCTCGGCATTCTTGCTCGTCGGCGTCGTCTGGCTCTACCTCACGGCGTTCCCCGCAGGAAGCCGCACGTTCGACATGCAGATGCTCGCGCTCGCGGCGCAAGGAGGACACTTCAGCCCGGGCTTCCAGATCGGCGCGTTTCTCCTGCTCCTCATCGGCTTCGGCTCGTTGCTTTCCATGTTCCCGTTCCACAGCTGGTCGCCCGACGGCTACGCGGGCGCACCGACGGCGGTGTCGATGATCCATGCGGGCGTTCTGAAGAAGATCGGCGGCTACGGCCTCATCCGCATCGGGCTTCTCGTGCTGCCTTTGGGCGCGAAATTCTGGGCGCCCTTGATCGCGTTCCTCGCGATGTGCAACGTGCTCTACGCCGCTTACATCGCGCTCGTGCAGAAGGATTTGAAGTACGTCGTCGGCTACTCGTCGGTGTCGCACATGGGCTATGTGCTCTTGGGCTTCGCGGCACTGAATGTCGTCAGCGTCTCGGGCGCGGTTGCCAACATGGTGGCGCACGGCGTGATGAGCGCGCTCTTCTTCGCGATGATCGGCTTCATCTATGAAAAGACGCATCTTCGCACGGTTGACGATCTCAAGGGGCTTGCCTACCAGATGCCGCGCCTCTCTACGGGCTTCATGCTCGCGGGCATGGCGTCCTTGGGACTGCCGGGACTCATCGGCTTCGTGCCGGAGTTCACGATCTTCGTCGGCGTATTTGCCGAGTTCCCGATTCTCGCGGTGCTCGCCATCGCCGGCATCATCTTCACGGCGCTCTATGTGCTGCGGCTTCTCGCCAAGGTGCTCTTCGGCCCGGCGGACAAGAAGTTCGACGCGTACCGCGACATGCGCGGCGCGGAGCTTGTGCCGCTCGTGCTCTTGGGCGTCGCTCTCGTGGGCTTCGGCGTGTTCCCGCATCTCCTCCTGGGGCTGATTTCGACGGGGACGGAGCCTTTGCAGCCAATGCTTGACCAGTTGAGCCGGATCGGCTTCTTTTTAGGGGGGGACTGA
- a CDS encoding NADH-quinone oxidoreductase subunit N → MDFSAIGMELGLLALALLFLAMGVLLPKKESRTSLAAISVVALLALFAYGFSFYRGGEAASFYAGLYVVDNYAVFFKQLFILSAALVVLFSSDYVERLLRSRAEFYAILVFAVLGMCVMASANDFLTLYIGLELMTISFYVFVGLRQRDALSSEAAIKYLVLGAAASAILFFGVSFIYGAAGSLRFAAVVSSPQLFTPLGIVGMALVFAGIFFKLSMIPFHMWAPDVYEGAPAPVAALLAMGSKAAAFAVLLRLVLAVFPPLGGMWLSLLAILAAVSMVGGNVMAIVQDDVKRMLAYSSIAQVGYMLVGVVAADAAGMKALLFYLALYAFANIGAFAVLTAVEAQRGKPDMANVTGLARTAPVLAAVMTISLLSMAGIPPTAGFAGKLYLFTAVVDQGGLWLAFVGFIMSMISVYYYLLVVKAMYLGEGPKEPVKISGALRACVLVSVALTLALGVYPEPLANLTNFVAATFF, encoded by the coding sequence ATGGATTTTTCAGCAATCGGCATGGAGCTTGGTCTTCTTGCGCTCGCCCTGCTCTTCTTGGCGATGGGCGTGCTGCTGCCGAAGAAGGAATCGCGCACGAGTCTCGCGGCGATCTCGGTCGTCGCGCTTCTCGCGCTCTTCGCCTACGGCTTTTCTTTTTATCGGGGCGGCGAGGCGGCGTCCTTCTACGCGGGGCTTTACGTCGTGGACAATTACGCCGTCTTCTTCAAGCAGCTCTTCATTTTGAGCGCGGCGCTCGTCGTGCTCTTTTCGAGCGACTATGTCGAAAGGCTTCTGCGCTCTCGTGCGGAGTTCTACGCGATCCTCGTCTTCGCCGTGCTCGGCATGTGCGTCATGGCTTCGGCGAACGACTTCCTCACGCTTTACATCGGGCTGGAGCTTATGACGATCTCCTTCTATGTGTTCGTCGGACTCCGCCAGCGTGATGCGCTTTCGAGCGAGGCGGCGATCAAGTACCTCGTCTTGGGCGCGGCGGCGTCCGCGATCCTCTTCTTCGGCGTCAGCTTCATCTACGGCGCGGCGGGCAGCCTGCGCTTTGCGGCGGTCGTGAGCAGCCCGCAGCTCTTCACGCCGCTCGGCATCGTCGGCATGGCGCTCGTCTTTGCCGGCATCTTCTTCAAGCTGTCGATGATACCGTTCCACATGTGGGCGCCCGACGTCTACGAGGGAGCGCCCGCGCCTGTCGCCGCGCTCCTCGCCATGGGATCGAAGGCGGCGGCTTTCGCCGTTCTCCTGCGCCTTGTCTTGGCGGTATTCCCGCCGTTGGGCGGCATGTGGCTCTCGCTTTTGGCCATTCTCGCCGCCGTCTCAATGGTCGGCGGCAATGTCATGGCGATCGTGCAGGACGACGTGAAGCGCATGCTCGCATATTCTTCCATCGCGCAGGTCGGCTACATGCTCGTCGGCGTCGTCGCGGCGGATGCGGCGGGCATGAAGGCGCTGCTCTTCTACCTCGCGCTCTATGCCTTTGCGAACATCGGCGCTTTCGCCGTGCTGACCGCTGTCGAGGCGCAGCGCGGCAAGCCCGACATGGCGAACGTCACGGGACTCGCGAGAACTGCGCCCGTCCTCGCCGCCGTCATGACGATCTCGCTGCTCTCGATGGCGGGCATCCCGCCGACGGCGGGCTTCGCCGGGAAGCTCTACCTCTTCACGGCGGTCGTCGATCAGGGCGGCCTGTGGCTCGCCTTCGTCGGCTTCATCATGTCGATGATCTCGGTCTACTACTACCTGCTCGTCGTCAAGGCGATGTACCTCGGCGAAGGCCCGAAAGAACCCGTAAAGATCTCGGGCGCACTTCGCGCCTGCGTCCTCGTGAGCGTCGCCCTGACGCTCGCCCTCGGCGTCTATCCCGAGCCTTTGGCGAACCTCACGAACTTCGTGGCGGCGACGTTCTTTTGA
- a CDS encoding DUF2075 domain-containing protein produces MARAYYSSSIQSFLDTEVEQILGQLLIHDVFKTEDFQKHAWREEILILKEQLIAFEDGGIIFEFTIPRMGHRLDVVIIIAGILFLLEFKVGDKEYRKATEDQVMDYALDLKYFHEASKTRILMPMIVATEAVEEICTPSLLEDGIGEVLHCNRHNIGSTIHRSLSQMHASPLSMEFWLNARYAPTPTIIEAAQALYRNHSVHEISRNDAGAENLTETTATINQIIDDCKTNHRKAICFVTGVPGAGKTLAGLNIANERHRFDADEHAVFLSGNGPLVEVLQEALARDRAKVKGVTKAEAKRETKAFIQAIHKFRDEALTSERPPIEKVAIFDEAQRAWDAHALSAFMARKKGNPNFVQSEPEFLISIMDRHADWAVIVCLVGGGQEIHTGEAGISEWLEALQHEYTFWDIYLSDQMTDSEYMGGNGGMKAILGDRNYTIAPSLHLGVSLRSFRSEKLSGFVKALLDNDVVAAQRIYMELCTDYPIVLTRNLAQAKAWVKEKARGTERYGLLASAEGKRLRGLGISVSAEMDHVGWFLNEKEHVNSSYYLEVPASEFEIQGLEIDYALLAWDADFRYVHGTFDYYRFRGTQWNHIRQEQRKKYLKNAYRVLLTRARQGLVIFVPEGDADDATRKAEYYDGTYEYLRRIGIAEIH; encoded by the coding sequence TTGGCAAGAGCATATTATTCTAGCTCGATTCAAAGCTTTCTGGATACTGAAGTAGAACAGATTCTTGGACAGTTGCTGATTCATGATGTGTTCAAAACGGAGGATTTTCAGAAACACGCTTGGCGTGAGGAGATACTTATTTTGAAAGAGCAACTAATTGCATTTGAGGATGGAGGAATTATCTTTGAGTTTACAATTCCGCGCATGGGACATCGGCTTGATGTTGTAATTATCATTGCAGGAATCCTTTTTCTGTTAGAATTTAAAGTGGGAGACAAGGAGTATAGAAAAGCGACCGAAGACCAAGTGATGGATTATGCACTTGATCTAAAATATTTTCATGAGGCGAGTAAAACGCGCATACTCATGCCGATGATTGTGGCAACGGAAGCTGTTGAAGAGATCTGTACGCCATCTTTATTGGAGGACGGTATCGGTGAGGTGTTGCATTGCAATCGACATAATATAGGTAGCACTATTCATCGCAGTTTATCTCAAATGCATGCATCTCCTTTGTCGATGGAGTTTTGGCTAAATGCTCGTTATGCACCGACGCCGACCATCATCGAAGCGGCGCAGGCACTCTATCGAAACCACTCGGTACATGAGATTTCTCGAAATGATGCAGGGGCGGAAAATTTAACTGAGACGACCGCAACGATCAATCAAATTATCGATGATTGCAAGACCAACCATCGAAAAGCTATTTGCTTCGTCACCGGGGTCCCTGGCGCCGGCAAAACATTAGCTGGCCTAAATATTGCTAATGAACGTCATCGATTTGATGCGGATGAACACGCTGTGTTTCTTTCAGGTAACGGCCCTCTCGTAGAAGTTTTGCAGGAGGCACTTGCACGTGATCGCGCAAAAGTAAAAGGAGTGACCAAGGCGGAGGCGAAGCGTGAAACGAAGGCTTTTATTCAAGCGATTCACAAGTTCCGTGACGAGGCGCTAACGTCAGAACGACCGCCTATTGAAAAAGTGGCTATTTTCGATGAGGCGCAACGTGCATGGGATGCACATGCTCTTAGTGCTTTCATGGCGCGAAAAAAGGGGAATCCCAATTTCGTTCAATCGGAACCGGAATTTCTCATTAGTATTATGGATCGCCATGCGGATTGGGCAGTGATCGTATGCCTTGTCGGTGGTGGCCAGGAGATACATACAGGTGAGGCCGGAATATCTGAATGGTTGGAAGCGCTACAGCATGAGTATACTTTTTGGGATATTTATCTTTCTGATCAGATGACAGATTCCGAATATATGGGTGGAAATGGTGGCATGAAAGCTATCCTCGGTGATCGCAACTATACGATTGCACCATCACTTCATTTAGGGGTTTCATTGCGCTCCTTTCGTAGTGAAAAGCTATCGGGATTCGTCAAGGCTTTACTTGATAATGATGTTGTTGCGGCGCAGCGAATATATATGGAACTTTGCACGGATTATCCCATCGTTTTGACACGAAATCTGGCACAAGCCAAAGCATGGGTGAAAGAAAAGGCAAGAGGAACGGAGCGTTATGGCTTGCTGGCATCGGCAGAGGGGAAGCGTCTTCGTGGTCTTGGAATATCCGTGTCCGCCGAAATGGATCATGTTGGCTGGTTCTTAAATGAGAAAGAGCATGTAAATTCTTCTTATTATCTTGAAGTCCCAGCTTCTGAATTTGAAATTCAAGGTCTAGAGATCGACTACGCTCTTTTGGCCTGGGATGCCGACTTCCGATACGTTCATGGTACTTTTGATTATTATCGCTTTCGCGGAACACAATGGAATCACATTCGCCAGGAGCAGCGAAAGAAATATTTGAAGAATGCATATCGAGTGCTATTGACGAGAGCACGGCAGGGGCTTGTTATTTTCGTTCCTGAGGGTGATGCGGATGATGCTACGCGTAAAGCGGAATATTATGATGGAACATACGAGTATTTGCGTAGGATTGGGATTGCAGAGATTCATTGA